One window of the Babesia microti strain RI chromosome IV, complete genome genome contains the following:
- a CDS encoding BmGPI19, Sexual stage antigen, Pfam s48/45 (overlaps_old_locusTagID:BBM_III07810), with protein sequence MDIFRIIPFQIFALFVYLIEPTVPSIISDVNVEGLAKKIYLDEDGNEILEKVCYFEAVTLESHNCDVYLRPNERLSVKCSATANMDSSAVPVGITLQSDNSNVNFESTCKEEFCTAKFEYLPNKTHNNVTVNCYLKESTETVDPTHPNVENIFMYINVKLYDATLKNVIDDYTLYENKIFDVTLDDVTLRDINLATLEFGENILSTRTPGINDSKNSDDKSLTVDHTDDRVALEAKPNYNDCHCDFTNSERAEYKNKFYTGILHPKERFIYRCSNPTDKPEIVTFPRIQTNGYVMEQLENGRNVLKEIPLDDIRKGLARSEGLLMYDYFDDNLSKYNEIYLICHTTDVSTPVTKLSTLDGIIRIILAYSGVHLDEKTGVVNFSDFKIVASDEEESGNGKIGYYTITNDQPSTIFQCPSTETVKYKLLPERHNHVYYKMPQMEKNPFKNDKYNPQGDIGYAIAMKGISIIKNEDRITINKDGYSTLAYGMNPFVYFLCVVPKQKKENSLHNPAPDAVTEDGVEKVVQSIDDAETDKSPGEEDPIDDDSITEDWDRKYGAIIIGLSTYSNLRKFRICGPGYSSFDYNGVYIEDVDCNYSFNAPPISLSNSLIDSGIENEGSQIKSTVGIDSPEESKPVDKSDSKLVEDSDSSEQKEDSDSGIDSPIVQMCPMDKFNPNGPRCMTAQKGFMGMKRANFIKDFFEPVKDVLSVSSLWILEKERWETFEKSGVKSVTCLCYDSVGDVISKLVVNDFNSCSWFVTISLGCFASLLIFLL encoded by the coding sequence ATGGATATTTTTAGAATTATTCCATTTCAAATATTCGCGTTGTTTGTGTATTTAATAGAACCAACAGTACCTAGTATAATAAGTGATGTAAATGTCGAAGGTTTAgctaaaaaaatatatctagaTGAAGATGGAAATGAAATTTTAGAAAAGGTATGTTATTTTGAAGCTGTCACTCTTGAATCACACAATTGTGATGTGTATTTACGCCCCAATGAAAGGCTTTCAGTTAAATGTTCAGCCACTGCAAATATGGATTCTAGTGCCGTTCCCGTGGGTATAACACTACAAAGTGACAACAgcaatgtaaattttgaaagtACTTGTAAAGAGGAGTTTTGCACCgctaaatttgaatatttgcCAAATAAAACGCACAATAATGTAACTGTGAATTGTTACCTAAAGGAATCCACTGAAACTGTGGACCCTACACATCCCAATGTTGAAAACATATTCATGTACATAAATGTAAAACTATACGATGCGACCTTAAAAAATGTGATTGACGATTATACTTTGTATGAAAACAAAATATTCGACGTGACACTAGATGATGTGACGCTGAGAGATATAAACCTTGCCACTTTGGAATTTGGCGAAAACATCCTATCAACACGCACGCCAGGCATAAATGACAGTAAAAACTCGgatgataaatcattaacCGTAGATCATACTGATGATAGAGTTGCTTTAGAGGCCAAGCCTAACTACAATGATTGTCATTGCGATTTTACCAATAGTGAAAGGGCAGAGTACAagaataaattttacacgGGAATTTTACATCCAAAGGAAAGATTCATATACAGGTGTTCCAATCCAACTGATAAACCTGAGATAGTTACATTCCCAAGGATACAGACAAATGGGTACGTTATGGAACAGTTGGAAAATGGGAGGAATGTACTTAAGGAAATACCCCTAGATGATATTAGAAAGGGACTTGCTAGGTCTGAAGGGCTTTTAATGTATGATTATTTTGACGATAATTTGTCCAAATACAATGAAATTTACCTAATATGCCATACCACCGATGTCTCAACTCCCGTTACAAAATTGTCAACACTTGATGGCATAATCAGGATTATTCTGGCCTATTCCGGAGTTCACCTTGACGAAAAGACAGgagttgtaaatttttcagattttaaaattgttgcaaGTGATGAGGAGGAATCAGGCAATGGGAAAATCGggtattatacaattacaaatgATCAGCCTAGTACAATATTCCAATGTCCATCAACAGAGACTGtgaaatataaattacttCCAGAACGTCATAATCATGTATACTATAAAATGCCTCAAATGGAAAAGAATCCTTTTAAGAATGACAAATATAACCCACAAGGCGATATTGGCTATGCGATTGCAATGAAAGGAATTagtattataaaaaatgaGGATagaataacaattaataaggATGGATATAGTACTCTTGCCTATGGGATGAATCCCTTTGTTTACTTTTTGTGCGTGGTACCTAAACAGAAGAAGGAGAATTCCCTTCATAATCCTGCGCCTGATGCGGTTACTGAGGACGGGGTTGAGAAGGTAGTACAGTCTATAGATGACGCCGAAACTGACAAAAGCCCAGGGGAAGAGGATCCTATAGATGATGATTCCATAACGGAAGATTGGGATAGAAAATATGGTGCGATAATCATAGGGTTATCTACCTATTCAAACCTTAGAAAATTTCGAATTTGCGGTCCTGGATATAGCAGTTTTGATTATAATGGTGTTTATATTGAAGATGTTGATTgtaattattcatttaacGCTCCTCCCATATCACTATCAAACTCCCTTATAGATTCCggaattgaaaatgaaggCTCTCAAATAAAAAGTACCGTAGGAATAGACTCTCCAGAGGAATCCAAACCAGTGGATAAATCGGATAGTAAATTGGTTGAGGACAGTGATTCGAGTGAACAGAAAGAAGATAGTGACTCCGGTATCGATTCTCCGATAGTGCAAATGTGTCCAATGGACAAGTTCAACCCAAATGGGCCCAGATGTATGACCGCACAAAAAGGTTTCATGGGTATGAAAAGGGCTAATTTTATTAAGGATTTCTTCGAACCCGTTAAAGATGTCCTTTCTGTGTCCTCTTTGTGGATTTTAGAAAAAGAAAGATGGGAGACTTTCGAAAAGAGTGGAGTGAAAAGTGTCACCTGTTTATGCTATGATTCGGTCGGAGATGTAATTTCCAAGTTAGTGGTGAATGATTTTAATAGTTGCTCTTGGTTTGTCACCATTTCACTGGGATGTTTTGCTTCATTGCTCATTTTTTTGCTCTGA
- a CDS encoding conserved Plasmodium protein, unknown function (overlaps_old_locusTagID:BBM_III07815), producing the protein MCKGHKPLYTAIFLFFIVQTIFSIKIISTQQGRLSQYRKNIVPFINTCPIDDKNRFTASSTRIVVDKEEIDESCDVKITKKAGRKLKKRHHNPKTIFPNSPYCAWDQYTTQEDVWNGSIPTLGTNYTTTLTQHGFEQMIVEDGVDPIANFDIPLPGVIRNRDAARRAQSLLPPSKLKSFYDAPEHIKKRLLDPTYQGYHSVLNNRNFHQFSPEFYYKLIDGEIKKSQWDYPSVPEPPDRPALERDRAIPSVPLGWRSFCVLAIHLEGSEFEKCHARQFIGLPQGRLASGLFCAGEGTKFLHTREVIDEHGHLIHSELPIEVDERFTGACGELPGVDYNYCPPAFSNPNVANRFSEFESCWPRKSLETMISTLSPSQIAWARLSTTLVNATAKMLRLYRIQLETPECQSSSTNDYDTSGEKVVKSISVGVLYTLCAPTYHHALQFVSTDPFARSRLYSQMHLFEFIDHTNSHFLLGKQLTDQAFRQYLIFARKVPVSLNKGGLQSLRDSTMRFLVRSNCVQINYELHRPFLDKLSDLNKHFIQLLPITNEQKALLSQTDHVPSHINKKDGLVDQIDKDAGEMYMINGMDIKEAYEWANRLPTCRAGLYDSLFVSRVDEIGFYPQNAVLSAPVPTPPTLIPMAPEYVRVSVDPISQFIQRYVQIGTALTPPKKISCCYNIVTDSVKDGEIGENFVKLTGQPPKKFTAQTLSAKVIASRHVNSKILNQVLSDYAPEQLDRAFYLEYLQQFYFIQLSKGRYLCQPKPFSGANQAGTSAYQLTSFSASDMCHMPEYRPQAIPGLWIKKSSVGTVYHNVKQGVLEWFAHKIDPMKLMVISGLVEDEARRGTHLQSDSFYPPFMRSPRALRSNLSKYDILYGLFGLWNRGIEYYACHREDELPPALSCFSYTEERSHLLQRHPNAAYDIQLDFLERYERGLVGMEDEPLNIMARIKDPKPRKTGLPQVIFKAWENESTTKQFWPDDDLPFYIT; encoded by the exons ATGTGTAAGGGACACAAACCCTTATACACGGCtatttttttgtttttCATCGTACAAACGATTTTTTCAATCAAAATAATCAGTACACAACAAGGAAGGTTGTCAcaatatcgcaaaaatattgttCCATTCATCAATACATGCCCAATCGATGACAAAAATAGATTTACTGCGTCTAGCACGAGGATTGTTGTAGATAAAGAGGAAATTGATGAGTCTTGTGACGTCAAAATTACCAAAAAGGCTGGGAGGAAACTTAAAAAAAGGCATCACAATCCTAAAACCATATTCCCAAACTCCCCCTACTGCGCCTGGGACCAATACACAACACAAGAAGATGTATGGAATGGCAGCATCCCAACCCTTGGCACGAATTACACCACGACCCTAACCCAACACGGGTTTGAACAGATGATTGTTGAGGATGGAGTGGATCCAATCGCGAATTTTGACATTCCTCTACCCGGAGTTATCCGCAACAGAGACGCAGCGCGGAGAGCCCAGTCATTATTGCCCCCATCAAAACTCAAAAGTTTCTATGACGCGCCAGAACATATAAAGAAAAGGCTCCTAGATCCCACTTACCAGGGCTACCACTCCGTGTTGAACAATCGCAATTTCCATCAGTTCTCGCCTGAATTTTACTACAAGCTGATTGACGGGGAGATTAAAAAGAGCCAATGGGATTATCCGTCCGTACCAGAACCGCCAGATAGGCCTGCACTGGAACGTGATAGGGCTATACCCTCTGTCCCCTTAGGTTGGAGGAGTTTCTGTGTATTGGCAATTCACTTGGAAG GTTCAGAATTTGAAAAGTGTCACGCTAGACAATTTATAGGCCTGCCCCAAGGTCGTCTGGCCTCTGGTCTTTTCTGCGCCGGAGAAGGCACAAAGTTTTTGCATACCAGGGAAGTTATTGATGAACATGGGCACCTAATACACTCTGAATTACCAATTGAGGTGGATGAAAGATTTACTGGGGCATGTGGCGAGCTTCCAGGCGTGGATTATAACTATTGTCCACCCGCCTTTTCAAACCCAAATGTTGCCAATAGGTTCAGCGAATTTGAGTCTTGTTGGCCTAGAAAATCTTTAGAAACCATGATATCCACTTTGTCTCCATCTCAAATTGCTTGGGCTAGACTATCGACCACACTAGTAAATGCAACGGCTAAAATGTTGCGGTTGTATCGCATACAGCTTGAAACTCCAGAATGCCAAAGCAGCAGCACCAATGATTATGATACATCTGGCGAAAAAGTCGTAAAATCAATATCAGTTGGTGTATTGTATACTTTGTGCGCGCCTACTTATCACCACGCTCTACAATTTGTCTCTACTGACCCATTCGCTAGGTCCCGGTTGTATTCACAAATGCATCTGTTTGAGTTCATTGATCATACCAACTCACATTTTCTGTTGGGCAAGCAATTGACTGATCAAGCATTTAGGCAGTATCTTATCTTCGCCCGGAAGGTACCGGTCAGCTTAAACAAAGGTGGCTTGCAATCATTGCGTGATTCAACAATGAGATTCCTTGTGCGTTCAAACTGtgtacaaataaattatgagTTGCACAGGCCttttttggataaattgaGCGACTTGAATAAACATTTCATACAGCTGTTGCCAATTACTAATGAACAGAAGGCGCTATTATCTCAGACAGACCATGTACCATCAcacattaataaaaaagACGGCCTTGTCGATCAAATAGACAAGGATGCCGGAGAAATGTATATGATCAACGGGATGGATATAAAAGAGGCTTATGAGTGGGCTAATAGGTTACCAACTTGTCGTGCCGGTCTCTACGATTCGTTGTTTGTCAGCCGTGTTGATGAGATAGGGTTTTACCCCCAAAATGCAGTGCTGAGTGCTCCTGTACCTACGCCTCCGACGTTAATTCCCATGGCTCCAGAGTATGTACGTGTATCTGTGGACCCTATTAGTCAGTTTATCCAACGATATGTGCAAATAGGCACGGCGCTAACACCTCCAAAAAAGATTTCCTgttgttataatattgttacTGATAGTGTAAAGGATGGGGAGATAGGGGAAAATTTTGTGAAATTAACAGGACAACCgccaaaaaaatttactgCACAAACGTTAAGTGCCAAAGTAATCGCGTCCAGGCATGTTAACTCAAAAATTCTTAATCAAGTACTCAGTGATTATGCCCCGGAACAATTGGATAGGGCATTCTATTTGGAATATCTTCAGCAATTTTACTTTATTCAACTGTCAAAGGGTCGATACTTATGCCAGCCAAAGCCTTTTTCAGGGGCAAATCAGGCTGGGACTTCAGCATACCAACTGACAAGCTTTTCTGCCTCCGATATGTGCCACATGCCGGAATATCGCCCACAGGCTATTCCTGGACTTTGGATCAAAAAATCGTCTGTGGGAACAGTCTACCATAACGTTAAACAGGGAGTACTTGAGTGGTTTGCCCACAAGATCGACCCAATGAAACTGATGGTGATTAGTGGGTTGGTTGAGGATGAGGCGAGGAGGGGTACCCATTTGCAGTCTGATTCGTTCTATCCTCCATTTATGAGGAGCCCTAGGGCGTTGAGGAGTAACTTATctaaatatgatattttgtatGGGTTGTTTGGACTTTGGAACAGAGGAATCGAGTACTATGCATGCCACAGAGAAGATGAGTTACCTCCTG CCTTATCATGTTTCTCTTACACTGAAGAGCGGAGCCATTTGTTGCAAAGGCATCCCAATGCCGCTTATGATATCCAGTTGGATTTTTTAGAACGGTATGAACGAGGCTTGGTCGGGATGGAAGATGAGCCTCTCAACATAATGGCACGTATAAAGGACCCCAAGCCACGCAAAACGGGTTTGCCTCAAGTGATTTTTAAGGCCTGGGAAAATGAAAGCACGACAAAGCAATTCTGGCCTGACGATGATTTGCCTTTTTATATCACATAA
- a CDS encoding Eukaryotic translation initiation factor eIF2A (overlaps_old_locusTagID:BBM_III07825;~overlaps_old_locusTagID:BBM_III07830): MAVSQFFIREKEGISLFSLGPPFRCIFKSPGTLCCWHKSTVAIFNTKLSVFDLSKEPRCLIREMPFLLPPRKIEWSPDGKCLVVLLPNEGRNNLILLRVSRNGGEIIWTAKHQHNKAGSVLIFLPSLATKTLTFILPKRNRMHIFTANATVVKNFSDDNNKYFREIGSINLPRFTAEKLYESHTHKSVSKIALFGASTDQLQSYIKIYVVQHLVSISGECKNNQVSALVTFNVGFTDTAEMEWNVSGDRLLIVAVYTVDSAGKNYGPVADCFLIRTDNDKDNGNVDAFGGKDGYKLNDNPVHDAKWCPTSNIFALIQGNSPSYITLHDHNGMKLYNFPNGYRNIIRWNPSGDYLLFAGFGNLAGQVTLYKLDSKAPASTLSQSIQVIYDWRDPCTVVCEWSPDAKFLLIASTFPRMKVDNWVKILTFDGELVVSMPFSQLYEALWIIDGSGPVELPTPRPKPIAQPKLPYRPRKKDSSDNTNTIDSLFEKLSLQKRATTYNLTANGHDYMQAFRKYMVTVKPLSFSNWYTRHLSTDKSVVVVNSKN, translated from the exons ATGGCAGtttcacaatttttcattagGGAAAAGGAAGGCATATCGTTGTTTTCATTGGGTCCTCCTTTTCGTTGCATTTTTAAGAGCCCTGGTACGCTCTGTTGTTGGCACAAGTCCACTGTGGCAATTTTTAACACTAAACTATCGGTTTTTGATTTATCCAAGGAGCCAAGGTGTCTGATTAGGGAAATGCCATTTTTGTTACCGCCACGTAAAATCGAATGGTCCCCTGATGGCAAGTGCCTAGTAGTACTACTACCTAATGAAGGTCGAAACAACTTGATTCTACTCCGAGTCTCTAGAAATGGTGGAGAGATTATATGGACGGCTAAGCACCAACATAATAAGGCAGGATCAGTGTTAATCTTTTTACCATCCCTAGCCACGAAGACATTAACTTTCATTCTACCCAAAAGGAATCGCATGCACATATTCACTGCCAATGCTACGGTCgttaaaaatttttcagATGACAACAACAAGTATTTTAGGGAGATTGGTTCCATCAATTTGCCCAGATTTACCGCCGAGAAACTTTATGAATCACACACTCATAAAAGTGTTTCAAAAATAGCACTATTTGGCGCATCAACTGACCAATTACAATcttatataaaaatatatgtggTACAACACCTAGTATCCATTAGTGGGGAATGTAAGAATAATCAAGTATCCGCATTGGTTACATTCAATGTGGGATTTACCGACACTGCGGAAATGGAATGGAATGTGTCAGGTGATAGGTTACTAATTGTTGCTGTATATACTGTGGACTCGGCGGGTAAGAATTATGGGCCAGTGGCGGATTGTTTCCTGATCAGGACAGACAATGATAAAGATAATGGCAACGTCGATGCTTTTGGGGGAAAAG ATGGCTACAAACTAAACGATAACCCAGTTCACGATGCCAAGTGGTGTCCCACATCTAACATATTTGCGCTGATCCAAGGTAATTCTCCAAGCTACATAACGTTACACGATCATAATGGTATGAAACTTTACAACTTCCCCAATGGATATAGAAACATAATTCGCTGGAATCCTTCAGGTGATTATTTGCTGTTCGCTGGGTTTGGCAATTTGGCAGGACAGGTCACTCTTTACAAGTTGGACAGTAAAGCGCCAGCAAGCACACTATCCCAGTCGATTCAAGTGATTTATGACTGGAGAGACCCATGCACAGTAGTGTGTGAATGGTCTCCGGATGCAAAATTTCTACTTATCGCTTCTACATTTCCTAGGATGAAAGTAGATAATTGggttaaaattttgacttTTGACGGCGAACTGGTTGTTAGTATGCCATTTTCCCAACTGTATGAGGCCTTGTGGATCATAGATGGCTCAGGGCCTGTAGAATTGCCAACGCCTAGACCCAAGCCCATTGCCCAACCGAAATTGCCGTATAGGCCTAGGAAAAAAG ATTCCAGCGATAACACCAACACAATTGACAGTCTGTTTGAGAAATTAAGTCTGCAAAAACGCGCTACTACATACAACCTTACTGCCAATGGCCACGATTATATGCAGGCATTTAGAAAATACATGGTAACCGTTAAACCCCTTTCCTTTTCCAACTGGTATACACGACACTTGTCAACGGATAAATCTGTTGTGGTGGTTAACTCTAAAAATTAG
- a CDS encoding conserved Plasmodium membrane protein, unknown function (overlaps_old_locusTagID:BBM_III07820): MEYILNEDGLSTLELLKKIAIKRRNIQINLNNSIFSLDALITISGIEINTDCNKFSFPIIGDNYWLCHLSLLQQLNAVQNLENLLAILAKRHFTFGENDKAEIVAHELSKKFKLLPKISQFQAFKVLIKYFNNYLLQLDIPLCHDYMITHVLVQFLKMAEDDELLAKNLPNPQEFILDLICSWRAVLYDANSWQMGYKTIHTATSGLHKIVTVIDAFVAAMRDHHTSFKFILNPDLFAKYSSGTDDCTNNDSKKHVLVLLLYFVAKYYALPINRARDISHLRTLHKLPWLTGLNICITDSLLNKHMIYFYQSALFECLPEFFALSYHSKLHHLHPISIDLDKLYTDMNNLCHKISSNGILIDTNELHQIYCAEPLASVSCAIDYLIQKFISRDNIDDNYIGLCQNPMNLLQRMRETSICAFLSLGLLQRMLKVLLCRLNDYLSRGLPQSNNPVSHTIRQNVSHQNECAVTTYLADIAAKHVRNKCSHCRDIGAKMGIFINELGTIGISNVLAFGFDQILISDCVVRSAWPEKLLEIVMQMLAKKVKSIGQCNVSGISSIVFCFKIAVALVLVVDCVKCTTTCSDKDESKKYLFYCAETLNIYFLESLKTALTMSLAHNSFVVSAAGPISRIYYKFPKLAPIASIVITHHIPSVPLDQEMLLKALNDLSLSLTAIIQANATTLLQ; this comes from the exons ATGGAGTATATACTCAATGAAGACGGATTGAGCACATTGGAATTGCTTAAGAAAATCGCAATTAAACGGagaaatattcaaataaacttaaacaattcaattttcTCCTTAGATGCCCTTATTACAATTTCTGGCATAGAGATTAATACCGATTGTAACAAGTTTTCATTCCCGATAATAGGAGATAACTATTGGCTTTGCCACCTGTCGTTATTACAACAATTGAATGCAGTGcaaaatttagaaaatcTCTTGGCCATTCTTGCCAAAAGGCATTTTACATTCGGAGAAAATGACAAAGCAGAGATTGTTGCTCATGAACTATCGAAAAAATTCAAGCTTTTACCGAAGATTTCTCAATTCCAAGCATTTAAGGTCCTGATTAAATACTTCAACAACTACCTATTGCAACTTGATATACCACTATGTCACGACTACATGATAACACATGTATTAGTCCAATTCTTGAAAATGGCCGAAGATGATGAATTATtggcaaaaaatttgccaaatcCACAGGAATTCATTTTGGATCTAATTTGTTCATGGCGTGCTGTGTTGTATGATGCCAACAGTTGGCAAATGGGATATAAAACAATCCACACCGCTACAAGTGGTTTGCACAAAATTGTAACAGTAATTGATGCCTTTGTCGCCGCAATGAGGGACCACCATACAAGTTTCAAGTTCATTTTGAACCCAGATTTATTTGCCAAATATTCATCAGGTACAGATGATTGCACAAACAACGATTCTAAGAAACACGTATTGGTGCTACTGCTTTACTTTGTGGCTAAATACTACGCACTTCCTATCAATCGAG ccCGTGACATATCTCACTTACGCACATTGCATAAATTGCCTTGGCTAACTGGACTAAATATATGCATAACAGATTCACTACTAAACAAGCATATGATATACTTTTATCAATCTGCGCTGTTTGAGTGTCTCCCTGAATTCTTCGCCCTTTCATACCACTCAAAATTGCACCATTTACACCCAATATCTATAGATTTAGACAAGCTGTACACTGatatgaataatttgtgtCACAA AATATCTTCCAATGGAATACTTATTGACACAAACGAATTACATCAAATCTATTGCGCAGAACCGCTTGCATCTGTGTCCTGTGCGATAGATTACTTGATTCAGAAATTTATCTCCCGAGACAATATTGACGACAATTACATTGGCCTTTGCCAAAACCCCATGAACTTGCTTCAGCGCATGAGAGAAACTAGCATCTGCGCCTTCCTTTCCCTAGG TCTCCTACAAAGAATGCTAAAGGTGCTGCTTTGTCGACTGAACGATTATTTGTCTAGAGGATTACCGCAATCAAACAACCCAGTATCGCACACTATCCGGCAAAACGTATCGCACCAAAAC GAATGCGCCGTTACTACGTACCTGGCAGACATTGCTGCCAAGCACGTGCGCAACAAATGCAGCCATTGTAGGGACATAGGGGCCAAAATGGGCATTTTTATAAACGAATTAGGCACAATTGGCATAAGTAATGTGCTTGCTTTTGGATTTGATCAAATACTCATTAGTGACTGCGTAGTTAGGAGCGCGTGGCCCGAAAAACTATTGGAGATCGTAATGCAAATGCTGGCAAAAAAGGTCAAATCCATTGGACAGTGCAATGTTTCAGGTATTTCTAGCATTGTTTTCTGCTTCAAAATTGCCGTTGCACTTGTACTTGTGGTGGACTGCGTCAAATGTACAACTACATGTTCTGATAAG GACGAGTCTAAAAAGTATTTGTTTTACTGCGCAGAGACACTGAATATTTACTTTCTGGAATCGCTAAAGACAGCATTAACTATGAGCTTGGCGCATAATTCGTTTGTTGTAAGCGCTGCAGGGCCAATTTCGCGAATCTACTACAAATTTCCTAAACTAGCCCCAATTGCAAGCATTGTAATTACTCACCACATACCAAGCGTCCCACTTGATCAGGAAATGTTGTTAAAGGCGCTGAATGACCTATCACTATCGCTAACTGCGATTATACAGGCTAATGCCACCACCCTACTGCAGTGA